CACACGCCGAAGCTGAAGCCCCTCTCTCGCCAGCTCCTCCGGACGCTCTCCTCGTCCATCGTGCATTTCTCCGCCCGTTGTGTTCTCTATAGCGCAACTTCGGGGTTCGATCACCGGAGAGGGGGGAAGACGTCATGCGCGAACTCTTGCGAAGGCCCGTCGTCGAGGTCGCCCGCCGGATCGCGGAGAAGGAAATCTCGCCCGTGGAGCTCATGCAGGCGACGCTCGCGAGAATCGAGGAAGCCAATCCGAAGCTCAACGCGTTCGTGGCCCTTCGAGAGCCGGAGGCCCTTCTCGCCGAGGCCAGGGAAAGCGAAGCTCGCGTGCTCCGCGGGGAGGCGGGGCCGCTCGAAGGAATCCCCGTCGGAGTGAAAGACCTCGAAGACGTGGCGGGGATGGTCACGAGCTACGGTTCCCTCGTTTTCCGCGACAACGTGGCCCGGAGGGACTCGATCCAGGTCGAGCGACTCCGGGCGGCCGGTGCGATCGTCGTCGGGAAGACGAACACGCCGGAGTTCGGGTACACGGCCATCACGAAAAACCTGCTCTTCGGCGCCACGCGCAACCCGTGGAATCTCGAGCGAAGCCCGGGAGGGTCGAGCGGCGGCTCGGCGGCCGCCATCGCGGGAGGGCTCGTCTCTCTCGTGACGGGCGGCGACGGCGGCGGGTCGATTCGCATCCCGGCGTCCTTCACGGGCTCTTTCGGCCTCAAGCCGAGCTACAACCGAATCCCCCACGGTCCCATGCCGCTGTGGGTCATGGGCGACACGGCCGTCTACGGCCCCATCACGCGAACCGTCGAGGATGCGGCACTTCACCTGGACGTGACCTGCGGCCCTCACCCCCTCGACCCGAACTCGCTCCCCCACCCCGGCTTCTCGTACCGGGCCGTCCTTCCCCACCTGCCTCCGAAACTCCGGATCGCGTTTTCTCCCGACCTGGGCTACGCCGTCGTCCAGACGGACGTCCTCGACTGCGTGCGGCGTGCCGTGTCCGTCTTCGAAGAACTGGGGCACCGGGTCGAGGAAATCCAGGGCGGGCCACCGGAGAGTGGCTACGACTGGGGCATCGTGAACGCGTTCGAGCTCCTGGGAGAGCTCCGGCCCAAGATCGCCGAGCGCCGCGAGGAGTTCGGGCGCGCCTTTCTGCGCGGCGTGCTCATGGGGGAGCAGATGACGCCCGAGATCTGGACGGCCGCGCGCGAGAGGCGCGCCGCCGTCGGGCGCTGGTGTGCGGAGGTTTTCGAGCGCTTCGACCTTCTGCTCACGCCCACCGTTCCCTTCGACCCGCCGCCCGCCAAGGGTCCGCTTCCCGAAGAAGTGGAAGGACGCCGGCTACCGATCTCGAACGTCGGGTCCTTCACGATTCCCTTCAATCTCTCCTGGCACCCGGCAGCCACCGTCCGCGCCGGCTTTTCCCGTGCGGGACTCCCCGTGGGGCTCCAGATCGTGGCGCCACGGCACCGCGACGATCTCGCGCTGCAGGCGGCGTACGCCTTCGAGAGAGCGCGCCCCTGGTCCGAGGAGTGGCCGGAGGT
This Candidatus Binatia bacterium DNA region includes the following protein-coding sequences:
- a CDS encoding amidase; the encoded protein is MRELLRRPVVEVARRIAEKEISPVELMQATLARIEEANPKLNAFVALREPEALLAEARESEARVLRGEAGPLEGIPVGVKDLEDVAGMVTSYGSLVFRDNVARRDSIQVERLRAAGAIVVGKTNTPEFGYTAITKNLLFGATRNPWNLERSPGGSSGGSAAAIAGGLVSLVTGGDGGGSIRIPASFTGSFGLKPSYNRIPHGPMPLWVMGDTAVYGPITRTVEDAALHLDVTCGPHPLDPNSLPHPGFSYRAVLPHLPPKLRIAFSPDLGYAVVQTDVLDCVRRAVSVFEELGHRVEEIQGGPPESGYDWGIVNAFELLGELRPKIAERREEFGRAFLRGVLMGEQMTPEIWTAARERRAAVGRWCAEVFERFDLLLTPTVPFDPPPAKGPLPEEVEGRRLPISNVGSFTIPFNLSWHPAATVRAGFSRAGLPVGLQIVAPRHRDDLALQAAYAFERARPWSEEWPEV